The following proteins are encoded in a genomic region of Bernardetia sp. MNP-M8:
- a CDS encoding HPF/RaiA family ribosome-associated protein, which yields MKVQFNTDNTIDGDARLEAFFSDMISKKLNRYDSHITRVEVHLSDENGKKEGLNDIKCLLEARFEGRQPIAVSAQEDTIEKAVSASIDKMKAALDSFLGKIQSR from the coding sequence ATGAAAGTTCAATTTAACACAGACAATACTATTGACGGAGACGCAAGGCTTGAAGCGTTCTTTTCTGATATGATTTCAAAAAAACTTAATAGATATGATTCTCATATTACTAGAGTAGAAGTTCATTTGTCTGATGAAAATGGCAAAAAAGAAGGTTTAAACGATATAAAATGTTTATTAGAAGCGAGGTTTGAAGGCAGACAACCTATTGCTGTTTCAGCTCAAGAAGATACCATCGAAAAAGCAGTTTCAGCATCTATTGATAAAATGAAAGCTGCTTTAGATAGTTTCTTAGGGAAAATACAGAGTCGTTAA
- a CDS encoding YggS family pyridoxal phosphate-dependent enzyme: MKESIKENLDEILSNLENTEAKLIAVTKTHPLEKLQTLYDLGFKVFGENRVQELTEKQEKLPQDIEWHLIGTLQTNKTKYIAPFVSLIHSVESFKLLKEINKRAKQNKRVIECLLQMHIAEEDTKFGLDEKELYEILENEEVKTFENIKLVGLMGMATFTDNEKQVRSEFKKLKSLFDKVKANQDSFNKNNTTKNIAFRELSMGMSGDYPIAIEEGATLVRVGSAIFGKR, translated from the coding sequence ATGAAAGAATCTATCAAAGAAAACTTAGATGAAATTTTATCAAACTTAGAAAATACAGAAGCAAAATTAATTGCTGTTACCAAAACTCATCCTTTAGAAAAATTACAAACTTTGTATGATTTGGGTTTTAAAGTTTTTGGAGAAAACCGAGTACAAGAACTTACCGAAAAGCAAGAAAAACTTCCACAAGATATAGAATGGCATTTAATAGGCACACTTCAAACCAACAAAACTAAATATATTGCACCTTTCGTTTCGCTGATTCATTCAGTAGAAAGCTTTAAACTTTTAAAAGAAATAAATAAACGAGCAAAGCAAAACAAAAGAGTAATTGAATGTCTTTTACAAATGCACATTGCAGAAGAAGATACAAAATTTGGTTTGGATGAAAAGGAACTTTATGAAATCTTAGAAAATGAAGAAGTAAAGACCTTTGAAAACATAAAACTAGTCGGATTGATGGGAATGGCAACTTTTACAGATAATGAAAAACAAGTTCGCTCAGAATTTAAAAAACTAAAATCTCTTTTTGATAAAGTAAAAGCAAATCAAGATTCATTTAATAAAAATAATACAACAAAAAATATAGCCTTTAGAGAGCTTTCTATGGGAATGAGTGGCGATTATCCAATAGCAATAGAGGAAGGAGCAACACTTGTACGTGTCGGAAGTGCTATTTTTGGAAAAAGATAA
- a CDS encoding 7TM diverse intracellular signaling domain-containing protein, whose product MTLFRLIFSCILIFTLNFAFSQKEKIEKVIIDASFDTTPKAIFDIKNEKVVHDSLLNYAYLYVDCSKNKPFQEIINLQNDFIPYSDTVTWSPNCIYWVKITINNTLPHEHEWVLNLGKDLNLVDVFDPLPALNEYSHKINGIFVPPSERNIDEIVSQTKVRINFLPKSKKTLFIRYQNINNRPIKVDLKLIKKDKFEQEVKYRNLSQGIFQGLIWIMVFYNFLIFILNREKVYLYYSLYLLGTGLFLAVMSSLALDGINGELFHYIWYFAGLCVAFYFLFMRSFLRTDELFPKMDKAIKVAIYIQFVVVAFVMLYHFTKDIKLIAILYFLSIGLQALFILVLLVWLLVILNKKKTTKKINKKLMYFFVAGSFALIVGAATGNVMNFLDLAPRTVGGTFIQVGIVAEILLFSMGLGYRMKLNEREKQDAQEKLIIQLQENEILQRTLNQELEEKVIERTQEIEQQKEQINKKNHQLEETNKKMTDSITYAARIQAAILGDINQLEEELGNAFILFRPRDIVSGDFYWLKKITIEERSYKIFVVADCTGHGVPGAFMTVMGVDSLEEIVGHEKIWQPHEILYKLDQRITAATTQRQSTGRQIRDGMDIVILVFEEGTDKAYFAGAKNPLFHIRGNEYLLTKGSTSAIGGTSKKVKSFSMHEITYQKGDVFYLYSDGFQDQFGGKDGMKYMSKLFREKLVEISNFPMSTQKEILDKEFLEWKGTQSQTDDVILAGIRM is encoded by the coding sequence ATGACCTTGTTTAGATTAATCTTTTCTTGCATTTTAATTTTCACTCTCAATTTTGCTTTTTCACAAAAAGAGAAAATAGAGAAGGTAATTATTGATGCTTCTTTTGATACAACACCAAAGGCTATTTTTGACATAAAAAATGAAAAAGTAGTTCACGATAGTTTGCTCAATTATGCTTACTTATATGTAGATTGTAGCAAGAACAAGCCTTTTCAAGAAATCATAAATCTACAAAATGATTTTATACCCTATTCAGATACAGTTACTTGGAGTCCTAATTGTATTTATTGGGTCAAAATAACAATCAATAATACGCTTCCTCACGAACATGAATGGGTTTTGAATCTAGGTAAAGATTTGAATTTGGTCGATGTTTTTGATCCTCTTCCTGCTCTCAATGAATATTCTCATAAGATAAATGGCATTTTTGTTCCTCCCTCCGAAAGAAATATTGATGAAATAGTTTCTCAAACCAAAGTAAGAATAAATTTTTTACCTAAATCAAAGAAAACATTATTTATTCGCTATCAAAATATCAATAATCGTCCGATAAAGGTAGATTTAAAATTGATAAAAAAGGATAAATTTGAACAAGAGGTAAAATACCGTAACCTTTCTCAAGGTATTTTTCAAGGTCTTATTTGGATAATGGTTTTTTATAACTTCTTGATTTTTATACTCAATAGAGAAAAAGTTTATCTTTATTATTCCTTATATCTGCTTGGAACAGGTCTTTTCTTGGCTGTCATGAGTAGCCTTGCTTTAGATGGAATTAATGGCGAATTATTTCATTATATATGGTATTTTGCAGGATTGTGTGTGGCGTTTTATTTTCTCTTTATGCGTTCTTTTCTAAGGACAGATGAGCTATTTCCAAAAATGGATAAGGCAATTAAAGTAGCTATCTATATTCAATTTGTGGTAGTTGCTTTTGTAATGCTGTATCATTTTACAAAAGATATAAAGCTGATTGCTATCCTTTATTTTCTTTCTATCGGTCTGCAAGCTCTATTTATTTTGGTTCTTTTAGTTTGGCTTTTAGTCATCCTAAATAAGAAAAAGACAACAAAAAAAATTAATAAAAAACTAATGTATTTCTTTGTCGCTGGTTCGTTTGCCTTGATTGTAGGCGCAGCCACTGGAAATGTAATGAATTTTTTAGACCTTGCGCCAAGAACAGTAGGAGGAACATTTATCCAAGTAGGAATTGTAGCTGAAATATTGCTTTTTTCAATGGGCTTGGGATATAGAATGAAACTCAATGAGCGTGAAAAACAAGATGCCCAAGAAAAACTAATTATTCAACTTCAAGAAAACGAAATTCTTCAACGAACTCTCAATCAAGAACTTGAAGAAAAGGTAATAGAAAGAACACAAGAAATAGAACAACAAAAAGAGCAAATCAACAAGAAGAATCATCAACTTGAAGAGACCAATAAAAAAATGACTGATAGCATTACGTATGCTGCACGAATACAAGCTGCTATTTTGGGGGATATCAATCAGTTAGAAGAAGAATTGGGAAATGCCTTTATACTTTTCCGTCCTCGTGATATTGTAAGTGGTGATTTTTACTGGCTCAAAAAAATAACAATAGAAGAAAGAAGCTATAAAATATTTGTTGTTGCTGATTGTACAGGACACGGAGTTCCAGGTGCGTTTATGACTGTTATGGGTGTTGATTCTTTAGAAGAAATTGTCGGACATGAAAAAATATGGCAGCCTCATGAAATTCTCTACAAACTAGACCAACGAATTACGGCAGCCACCACACAACGCCAAAGTACAGGAAGGCAAATTCGTGATGGAATGGATATTGTAATTTTGGTTTTTGAAGAAGGAACAGATAAAGCCTATTTTGCAGGTGCAAAAAATCCTCTCTTTCATATACGAGGAAATGAATATTTGCTTACAAAAGGCTCTACATCTGCTATTGGAGGCACTTCAAAAAAGGTAAAATCATTTTCTATGCATGAAATTACTTATCAAAAAGGAGATGTTTTTTACCTTTATTCAGATGGTTTTCAAGACCAATTTGGAGGTAAAGATGGAATGAAATATATGAGCAAACTATTCAGAGAAAAGCTCGTAGAAATTTCTAATTTTCCAATGAGTACACAAAAAGAAATTTTAGATAAAGAATTTTTAGAATGGAAAGGCACACAATCACAAACGGATGATGTGATTTTGGCTGGAATACGCATGTAA
- a CDS encoding glycosyltransferase family 2 protein has protein sequence MSYFSFIILTFNEELHLPRLLESIKDLNAPIFILDSGSTDATLSIAESYQAKIIYNKFENHPKQWDFALNNFDIQTEWIIGLDADQIVTPELKQKLVLFDENTVSKEVNGIYFNRKNYFRGRWIKHGGYFPKYLLKMFRKGYGHSDLNENMDHRFVIEGKTQIWKKGFLIEENTKENDISFWLAKHNKYSDLVAQEEVERIQKLRSQHTTRKLSGNPDEKIAFLKNIWWKLPLYWRPCIYFIYRFFFQLGFLDGKEGRIFHFLQGFWFRIIVDIKIEELLRSKK, from the coding sequence ATGTCTTATTTTTCATTTATTATTCTTACTTTCAATGAGGAACTACACTTACCTCGCTTATTAGAATCCATTAAAGATTTGAATGCACCCATTTTTATATTAGATTCAGGTAGTACAGATGCAACTTTATCAATTGCAGAAAGCTATCAAGCAAAAATTATTTATAATAAATTTGAAAACCATCCGAAACAATGGGACTTTGCTTTAAACAACTTTGATATTCAGACAGAATGGATTATTGGACTTGATGCAGACCAAATAGTAACTCCAGAACTAAAACAAAAATTAGTATTATTCGATGAAAACACAGTTTCTAAAGAAGTAAATGGAATTTATTTCAATAGAAAAAATTATTTTAGAGGTCGTTGGATAAAACATGGAGGTTACTTTCCAAAATATTTACTCAAAATGTTTAGAAAAGGGTATGGACATTCTGACCTCAATGAAAATATGGATCATCGTTTTGTTATTGAAGGCAAAACACAGATTTGGAAAAAAGGTTTTTTGATAGAAGAAAACACAAAGGAAAATGACATTTCTTTTTGGCTTGCCAAACACAACAAATATAGCGACCTTGTAGCACAAGAAGAAGTAGAACGTATTCAAAAACTACGTTCTCAACACACTACACGCAAACTTTCTGGTAATCCTGATGAAAAAATTGCATTTTTGAAAAACATTTGGTGGAAATTACCTCTTTATTGGCGACCTTGTATTTACTTTATCTATCGTTTCTTTTTTCAACTTGGTTTTTTAGATGGAAAAGAAGGACGAATTTTTCATTTTCTACAAGGTTTTTGGTTCAGAATTATTGTAGATATTAAAATTGAAGAGTTATTGAGAAGTAAAAAATAA
- the asnB gene encoding asparagine synthase (glutamine-hydrolyzing) — protein MCGINGIIDFSLQNNMHRVAAMNKAMAHRGRNDEGIWQDETTNSVTLGHRRLSIIDLSNAGHQPMHSHDGRYTLVFNGEIYNYKALKKQLDYPFKSDSDSEVILAAFAEWGINCIKKFEGMFAFAIWDNLEKKLFLVRDRLGIKPLYYYRDENKYVFSSEMRAMLASGFIPKNLDHHGLEDFLRYQTVHAPRTMIENVCMLLPAHYVEISDTEWIEKCYWQAHHTEQKIGTTYKKIKKDIYERLNEAVEKRLVADVPFGAFLSGGIDSSIIVGLMSRMSNQKVKTFCVSFDEEEFSEAKYARLVANKFGTEHHDIRLNPKDFLDIIPKALSAMDHPSGDGINTYIVSKVTKEKGIDMALSGLGGDELFAGYDLFTMLNKLNNNKWIGKLPVFLKSNVGRLRQKYRPSVASDKLFGLLSQKDWKLDYTYPLIRQVFLDERIKSFLRKDELTENRVRSAFKSLARQKDFKKLPFLSQISVAELFTYLQNILLRDSDQMSMAHTLEIRVPFLDHKLIEYVLQVPDSFKFPHSPKKLLVDSVGNLLPSEVVNRQKMGFTLPWQIWLKNELFSFCDERVQNLASRPEFNEEGIMRVWRQFLDNDPRVSWARVWNLVVLENWLQEHQISASPVSLISSFDSNLV, from the coding sequence ATGTGTGGAATAAATGGAATTATAGATTTTTCGCTGCAAAATAATATGCACAGAGTGGCTGCTATGAACAAAGCTATGGCACACCGAGGGCGAAATGATGAGGGAATTTGGCAAGATGAAACCACAAATAGTGTAACATTAGGACATAGAAGATTATCCATTATTGACCTTTCTAATGCAGGACATCAACCAATGCACTCTCATGATGGACGTTATACATTAGTTTTTAATGGGGAAATTTATAATTATAAAGCACTCAAAAAACAGCTTGATTATCCATTCAAATCAGACTCAGATTCAGAAGTCATTTTGGCAGCTTTTGCAGAGTGGGGAATAAATTGTATCAAAAAATTTGAAGGCATGTTTGCCTTCGCTATTTGGGATAATTTAGAGAAAAAACTTTTTTTAGTACGAGATAGATTAGGTATAAAACCTTTGTATTACTATAGAGATGAAAATAAATATGTTTTTTCGTCTGAAATGCGTGCCATGTTAGCTTCTGGATTTATTCCAAAGAATTTAGATCACCACGGCTTAGAAGATTTTTTACGTTATCAGACTGTACATGCACCTCGCACAATGATTGAGAATGTTTGTATGCTTTTGCCTGCTCATTATGTAGAAATTTCTGATACAGAGTGGATAGAAAAATGCTATTGGCAAGCACACCATACTGAACAAAAAATAGGGACGACTTATAAAAAAATAAAAAAAGATATTTATGAAAGATTAAATGAAGCAGTCGAAAAGCGTTTAGTGGCTGATGTTCCTTTTGGAGCTTTTCTTTCTGGTGGAATAGATTCTAGTATTATAGTTGGACTAATGAGCCGAATGTCTAACCAAAAAGTAAAAACATTTTGTGTTTCTTTTGATGAAGAAGAATTTAGTGAAGCAAAATATGCTCGCTTGGTAGCCAATAAATTTGGAACAGAACATCACGATATTCGTCTTAATCCAAAAGACTTTTTAGATATTATTCCGAAAGCTCTTTCAGCTATGGATCATCCAAGTGGTGATGGAATAAATACCTATATAGTTTCGAAAGTGACTAAAGAGAAAGGAATTGATATGGCTCTTTCAGGCTTGGGAGGAGATGAGCTTTTTGCTGGCTACGACCTCTTTACAATGCTCAACAAGCTCAATAATAATAAATGGATAGGGAAATTACCTGTTTTTTTGAAATCTAATGTTGGCAGACTACGACAAAAATATCGTCCTTCAGTAGCTTCTGACAAACTTTTTGGCTTGCTTTCTCAAAAAGATTGGAAATTAGATTATACGTATCCACTTATCAGACAAGTATTTTTAGATGAACGTATAAAATCGTTTTTACGTAAAGATGAATTGACTGAAAACAGAGTGCGCTCAGCTTTCAAAAGTTTAGCAAGACAAAAAGATTTTAAAAAACTTCCTTTTTTATCTCAAATTTCGGTAGCAGAGCTTTTTACATATTTACAAAATATTCTTTTGCGTGATTCTGACCAAATGAGTATGGCGCATACTTTAGAAATTCGTGTTCCTTTTTTAGATCACAAATTAATTGAATACGTTCTTCAAGTTCCAGATTCTTTCAAATTTCCTCATTCTCCTAAAAAGTTATTAGTTGATTCAGTGGGTAATTTACTACCATCTGAGGTTGTCAATCGTCAGAAAATGGGCTTTACTCTTCCTTGGCAAATTTGGCTTAAAAATGAACTTTTTAGCTTTTGTGATGAGCGTGTCCAAAATTTAGCAAGTCGTCCAGAGTTTAATGAAGAAGGAATTATGAGAGTTTGGAGACAATTTTTAGATAATGACCCTAGAGTATCGTGGGCAAGAGTTTGGAATTTGGTTGTGCTAGAAAATTGGCTGCAAGAACATCAAATTTCGGCTTCTCCTGTTTCGCTTATTTCTTCTTTTGATTCTAATTTGGTTTAA
- a CDS encoding glycosyltransferase family 1 protein, whose protein sequence is MKVIYLHRKPRQFGNFSIESYFEDIRSYLPSISKKVEPIVYQSPFFSDGILPRIKNILDAKKQTQNLKSDINHITGDVHFLTMGLNPKKTILTIHDCAFLEQHTNSVKDKLKRKFLKTFWLDIPVKQSRFVTAVSEATKNEIIKHTNCDPNKIIVIPTTISPKFEEASKNYIPKEFNSEKPIILQLGAAFNKNLERLFESLEGINCKLHIIAPLSEHHFKLLKRYKIDYKHEDKVSFEQLILAYKNCDLVSFVSTIEGFGMPIIEAQTLSKPIITSNISSMPWVAGKNSCLVNPYSITEIKEGILKIINDENYRNERVQNGLENVKRFNPKTVASQYVELYERMEDRKLGIRSISS, encoded by the coding sequence TTGAAAGTCATTTATTTACATAGAAAACCTCGTCAGTTTGGAAATTTTAGTATCGAATCTTATTTTGAAGATATTCGCTCTTATCTGCCTTCTATTTCAAAGAAAGTAGAACCAATTGTTTATCAATCTCCTTTTTTTAGTGATGGAATTTTGCCACGAATAAAAAATATTCTTGATGCAAAGAAACAAACTCAAAATCTCAAGAGCGACATAAATCATATTACAGGCGATGTACATTTTCTGACAATGGGATTAAATCCTAAAAAAACAATTCTGACTATTCACGATTGTGCTTTTTTAGAACAACACACCAACTCTGTAAAGGATAAATTAAAACGAAAATTTCTGAAAACCTTTTGGTTAGATATTCCTGTCAAGCAATCTCGTTTTGTAACAGCTGTTTCGGAAGCAACAAAAAATGAAATCATAAAGCATACAAATTGCGACCCTAATAAAATAATTGTCATTCCGACAACCATTTCACCAAAATTTGAAGAAGCATCAAAAAATTATATTCCTAAAGAATTTAATTCAGAAAAGCCTATTATTTTACAATTAGGGGCAGCTTTTAATAAAAACTTAGAACGTCTTTTTGAATCTTTAGAAGGGATTAATTGTAAATTACATATCATTGCTCCACTTTCAGAACATCACTTCAAATTACTCAAAAGATATAAGATTGATTACAAACATGAAGATAAAGTAAGTTTTGAGCAGCTCATTTTGGCTTATAAAAATTGTGATTTAGTTTCTTTTGTCTCTACCATTGAAGGTTTTGGAATGCCAATTATAGAAGCACAGACTTTATCAAAACCTATCATTACAAGTAATATTTCTTCGATGCCTTGGGTGGCAGGAAAAAATTCATGTTTGGTAAATCCCTATTCTATTACAGAAATCAAAGAAGGAATTTTGAAGATTATAAATGATGAAAATTATAGAAATGAACGAGTACAAAATGGATTAGAAAATGTAAAAAGATTCAATCCAAAAACAGTTGCTAGTCAGTATGTTGAATTGTATGAGAGAATGGAAGACAGGAAATTGGGAATTAGAAGTATCTCTTCCTAG
- a CDS encoding sigma-70 family RNA polymerase sigma factor: MNNQPPITQLLSAAQSGDTQAMEKLFPLVYDELVKVAHSLRVRWQANYTLNTTALVHEAYIKLADQDSKNYSSKGHFFAVAAKAMRHILVNYAKMKTAEKRGGKDIDVDIQKVENIIPDEQVGEHILGLHEALITLENLNERQGKVVECRFFAGLSIEETADALQISPATVKRDWNVAKAYLYNQLKQDVV; encoded by the coding sequence ATGAATAATCAACCTCCTATTACTCAACTTCTTTCAGCTGCACAATCTGGCGATACACAGGCAATGGAAAAACTTTTTCCTTTGGTTTATGATGAACTTGTCAAGGTTGCACATAGTTTGAGGGTGCGTTGGCAAGCAAATTACACGCTCAATACGACAGCACTTGTACATGAAGCCTACATAAAACTAGCTGACCAAGACAGTAAAAACTATTCAAGTAAAGGACATTTTTTTGCTGTGGCTGCAAAGGCAATGCGTCATATTTTGGTAAATTATGCCAAAATGAAAACAGCCGAAAAACGAGGGGGAAAGGATATTGATGTAGATATTCAGAAAGTAGAAAATATAATCCCTGATGAGCAAGTTGGAGAGCATATCTTAGGACTTCACGAAGCCTTGATTACACTAGAAAACTTAAATGAAAGACAAGGAAAAGTAGTAGAATGTCGTTTTTTTGCAGGACTTTCTATTGAAGAAACTGCCGATGCACTACAAATTTCGCCTGCAACTGTAAAAAGAGATTGGAATGTAGCAAAAGCCTATTTGTATAATCAACTCAAACAGGATGTTGTATAA